Genomic window (Thermococcus sp.):
TGCGCCCATGAAGATCTTGTAGAAGTCGGCCTTCGACTTTTCTGCCTCACCACAGTTTCCACTGAGGAGAAAGCCGATGGCGTAGTCTGTGTACGCTTTCTCCCAGAGGAGTTCCTCCCTCCTCTTAAAGGTCCGCGCGTCCATGACTGGGGGTTTCGTGTTGGGCATGTCAAAGACCGCTGTTATCCCCCCGTGAAGCGCAGCCTTGGATCCACTCTCAATTGTTTCTTTGTCCCTCTGCTCGAAATCCCTGAGGTGAACGTGCGTATCGACGAGCCCCGGAAGGATGAGCCTACCATGAAGGTCTATTACCCTTTCACCCTTCAGTTCACCTACAGAAATCTTGGAGATTACCCCATTGGAAATGCCAATTGAACCGTTCAGGATGCGGTTCCTAAAAACAAATTTACCTCTTAGGACAAGCTCATGCATAGTGCCCGCCCGCCGTTGAAGTGAATAACGTTTTAAACTTTTCTATGATTTCATAATGGTTAGTATGAGGGCATGGTTTTTTCAGATTTCTACAGCTCGCTAACTCGGTTGATCACGGAACATAATAGTTAATGAAGTCTTAATTAATGTTCCACCCCAAATAGCGTCGCAATTTTATATACAAACCCACGTGATCCTGTTAAAGGATAAAGAACGCCGAATACATCTTTTTACATTCTAGCACTTTTACAATAACGTAACCCTTAAATAGGCTCTCGCTGTATAAGTCCATGCCATTATACCCCGTAGATGGCAATATTGCCAAAAAGTGAAGGAGGCAATGGAGTATGAATCGGAAGGCTTTGGGATTGTTTGTTATGGGTTTGATGTTGTTTAGTGTTTTCTTAGTTTCCAAGCCTGCAAGCGCTGCCAGCACTCCTCAGGGCGATGTTCTTAAAATCGTCCAGCTGGCTTCGAGCAACAACCTCTTCATGGGTGTCTTCAACCCATCACCGAGTGGAATGACCGACGTTTACACCCTTAGAGTCTGGTACTTCCTCAACGACCCACCCTACGCGGTAGGCGCGGACGCCCAGTACCACAACTACAGGTGCCAGCTCGTCAGTGTCAAGTACAACGTCCAAGTCCCGAACGATGCTTACATCTGGAACGGGACTCAGAAGACTTGGGTTGACCCGTACGCCGGCAAGACTGCAAAGAGCGCAGTCACCTGGAAGTGCGGTCTCGGCCAGTGGGTTGATGGTCAACCCATGACCCTCGCAGACTTCATGTTTGACCTCGCCATGAACTTCGAGTGGGCCTACCAGAACGGTAAGAACGATAAGTACTACGACCAGACTTGGGGCAACGACCTCCAGCAGGTCCTCGCCCAGTTCTGGGGTATAAAGGTTAACAAGCTCACGAACGATTACGTCGAGTACACCATCTACCAGAACTACGTTGTTCCATACAGCGAGTGGGGAACCGCTGTTGGAAACCTCATGGAGTACCCGTCCATCCCATGGGAACTTTACAACGTCCTCAGTCAGGCCGTTGCCAACGGTGTTGGAGGGAAGAAATTCTCCTGGAGCCAGCAGCCGCAGAACGGTTACCAGCTTGACATGATAAGCCCGAGTCAGGCGCCATACTTCAAGCAGGAGGCTCAGTCACTCCTCAACAGCGGGACCATCCCAATCTGGCTGAGCACCCTCAAGCCTGTCCTCCAGAAGTGGGGCATAACAATGGACCAGGCAGGCATCACCGAGAGCCTTGCGAAGCAGGGTTACCAGGACGTCATCAAGTGGGTTGACAACTACAAGAACGTCATCATCAGTAACGGCCCGTACTACGTTGCAAGCTACAACCCGAAGGCCCTCACCGTGGTCCTCAAGCTCGCTGGCAACAAGAGGATTGGTTTCGCCACCGGTAAGATCAACGGCGTCCCAATCCCGTGGCAGCCGCACTGGAAGCAGGTCGACATTTACGGTACCGCCAACGCGCAGACCGCAATCCTCGCCGTTGCAAAGGGCGACTACGACTTCTACTGGTACGCTACCCCGTATACTCAGCTTTCTAAGGTCGTTCAGAACTACGGTCAGGACGTCAGCCTTATCAAGTCCATTGGCGTCTGGTGGGCGCTCGACCTGAACCTTGTCGGCAACCCGCAGACTGGTCTCGTTAACTCGACTGGTACCGTTAAGTTCAACCCGTTCGCCCTCCGTGGTGTTAGGTACGCCATGAACTGGCTCGTCAACAGGAACTACATCGTGAGCAACATCCTCCAGGGCGGTGGATACCCGCTCTACGGTCCTGAGGTTAGCGGTCAGGTTGACGCTGCCAAGAGGATTGACATTGTTGCGAAGGCCCTCGGCTTCACCCCGCAGGGTGATGAGCAGTACGCTATTAAAATGATCGACCAGGCTATGAACAAGGCTGCTCAGGCGCTTCAGGCCAAGGGTCACACCCTGAAGCAAGTCAACGGCAAGTGGGAGTTCGACGGCCAGCCGGTTACGGTCAAGGTTGTTGCCCGTGTTGAGGACCAGAGGCTTGACGAGGGCAAGTACATCGGCCAGCTTCTGCAGAAGGCTGGTTTTGACGTCCAGGTTCTGAAGTGGAGCAGGACCCAGGCGAACAAGGTTGTTTATGGTAGTAGCCCAACGACCCTTCAGTGGAACGTTTACACTGAGGGTTGGGTTAGCAGTGGCATTCAGCCGCTGAGTTCAATTGCCTGGGATTACTGGTTCTTTGACTACTACGTTGACCCGAACTGGGGTACCGCCTACAAGAACCCAATGACCATTAACGACCTTATTCAGACGGTTGCTAACGGTAACGTTAACAAGTTCATCCAGGAACTCAACCTCAAGTACTACAACACCCCTGCCAAGCTCAAGCCGCTTGAGGACTGGACCGGTTACGACCTCGCCATGGTGCTCGCGTACAACAGCTGGAAGGGGCCGGACAACATGACCGTCAGCATCAAGAACGCCAACCAGTTCTGGGATCTTTATGAGCTTGCTTACGGCACGCACATGCTGAACTCGCCGCGTGTTTACACTGTTGAGACCTGGAACTTCTTCCTAGCCAACAAGAAGAAGATTAAGGTTACAATGCCCGACCCGATCAGCGGTCTCGGAAGCTTCTTCGCAGCAAGGTCAGTCGAGCCGGTTACACAGCAGACCACCACTTCAAGCCCCACAACCACGACAACCACCAGCAGCCCCACAACCACGACAACCACCAGCAGCCCCACAACCACGACAACCACCAGCAGCCCCACAACCACCTCAAGCAGTGGACACAGCATCTGCGGTCCGGCTTTGATCGTCGCCCTTGCGGCACTCCCACTCCTCTTCCTGAAGAGGAGGGAGTGAGGCTTTTTCCTTTTCTCATTCTTTCTAAGTAATGTTCATTCTGACAAATGTGTGCATCCGTGCATTTTTTAGAGAAAACTATTTAAAGTTTAACTAGCACGTAAAACCTGTTATCCTGGTGATTTAGAGACGTGCCCGGAGGGGATACAATGGGAATGAGCTTTGGAAAGTACGTTGCGTACAGAACCGTGAACGCCATTATAATCCTGTTTCTGGCAGTGCTGCTAATGTCAGCACTGTTCACAAAGCTGGCCACCATCCAGCTTGAATCGCAGGTTCAAAGCACAGTCGTTCAGGAGGTCAGGGCATACTCCCAGCATCATGGTTCGGCTCCATCACAGGAGTGGATAGACCAGAGGACAGCCTATTGGAGGCACTACTACGGTCTTGACCAGCCATACTGGGAACGAGCATGGCATTATACAGTGAACACGTTCCTGTTCCGGTGGGGGCGATCTATCGTTCCGCTGTTTGGAACCCACAACGTTAAGGATCAGATATGGACAGCACTCTTGAGGACAATACTACTCTTCACCACGGCTGAGATACTGGTCATCCTAATCGGTGTGAGTCTCGGTGTCAAGAGCGCCCAGAGCCCGGGAAGCCTCCTCGACAGGACAATATCCATCCTTGCAATGGTCACCACCAGCCTTCCGATGTGGTGGCTCGGAATGCTGATGATACTCCTATTCGTCGTTTACCTGGGCTGGCTGCCGATAACGCTCTACTCTCAGGTTGAAGTCAACGGATGGATCAACATACTGAAGAAGATGAGCCTTCCGGTTCTCACCATAGTCATCAACCTCTTCGGTGGATGGGCATGGCAGACCAGGAACATCATGATAGGGACCATGCAGGAGGACTTCATCATGGTCGCCAGGGCCAAGGGCGTCCCCGAGAGGAAGGTCATCTACGGTCACGCCCTCAAGGCCGCCTCACCACCAATCATAACCATGGTTATCTTTGGACTCATAGGCTCGCTCGGTGGAGCAATAATCACTGAGATAGTCTTCAACTGGCCGGGAATGGGCAGGCTCTACTGGACTGCCCTCGGAATGAACGCAGTAAGGACGATGATGGCACTTAACTACATGTTCGCAATAATCACCGTCTTCGCAATGGTGCTCGCAGACATACTCTACGCATACCTCGACCCGAGGGTCAGGATTGGTGCGTCGGCAGGTTCATGAGGTGGTGAAAGATGAGATGGGTAGACTTCAAAGACAGCGTCAAAAGGTTCTGGGACGATTACAAGCACCAGAAATCCGGTA
Coding sequences:
- a CDS encoding CGP-CTERM sorting domain-containing protein translates to MLFSVFLVSKPASAASTPQGDVLKIVQLASSNNLFMGVFNPSPSGMTDVYTLRVWYFLNDPPYAVGADAQYHNYRCQLVSVKYNVQVPNDAYIWNGTQKTWVDPYAGKTAKSAVTWKCGLGQWVDGQPMTLADFMFDLAMNFEWAYQNGKNDKYYDQTWGNDLQQVLAQFWGIKVNKLTNDYVEYTIYQNYVVPYSEWGTAVGNLMEYPSIPWELYNVLSQAVANGVGGKKFSWSQQPQNGYQLDMISPSQAPYFKQEAQSLLNSGTIPIWLSTLKPVLQKWGITMDQAGITESLAKQGYQDVIKWVDNYKNVIISNGPYYVASYNPKALTVVLKLAGNKRIGFATGKINGVPIPWQPHWKQVDIYGTANAQTAILAVAKGDYDFYWYATPYTQLSKVVQNYGQDVSLIKSIGVWWALDLNLVGNPQTGLVNSTGTVKFNPFALRGVRYAMNWLVNRNYIVSNILQGGGYPLYGPEVSGQVDAAKRIDIVAKALGFTPQGDEQYAIKMIDQAMNKAAQALQAKGHTLKQVNGKWEFDGQPVTVKVVARVEDQRLDEGKYIGQLLQKAGFDVQVLKWSRTQANKVVYGSSPTTLQWNVYTEGWVSSGIQPLSSIAWDYWFFDYYVDPNWGTAYKNPMTINDLIQTVANGNVNKFIQELNLKYYNTPAKLKPLEDWTGYDLAMVLAYNSWKGPDNMTVSIKNANQFWDLYELAYGTHMLNSPRVYTVETWNFFLANKKKIKVTMPDPISGLGSFFAARSVEPVTQQTTTSSPTTTTTTSSPTTTTTTSSPTTTTTTSSPTTTSSSGHSICGPALIVALAALPLLFLKRRE
- a CDS encoding ABC transporter permease, coding for MGMSFGKYVAYRTVNAIIILFLAVLLMSALFTKLATIQLESQVQSTVVQEVRAYSQHHGSAPSQEWIDQRTAYWRHYYGLDQPYWERAWHYTVNTFLFRWGRSIVPLFGTHNVKDQIWTALLRTILLFTTAEILVILIGVSLGVKSAQSPGSLLDRTISILAMVTTSLPMWWLGMLMILLFVVYLGWLPITLYSQVEVNGWINILKKMSLPVLTIVINLFGGWAWQTRNIMIGTMQEDFIMVARAKGVPERKVIYGHALKAASPPIITMVIFGLIGSLGGAIITEIVFNWPGMGRLYWTALGMNAVRTMMALNYMFAIITVFAMVLADILYAYLDPRVRIGASAGS